A genomic segment from Sulfitobacter mediterraneus encodes:
- a CDS encoding CHAT domain-containing protein, whose product MEHEWSNVAELCDKLRRQLEDRHRGLVTNLMVDLEGDTLILQGEVASEDCKGDAKRLLLGFDSVLKVRNELVVAGFLEAASDGYDDYFEIIETLPDQASPNSDEVFTAPSPDHSNSNQTEPRKSPETVETTQVHPEQLSSGVTSSLDAVEVLRCPKIETRGELSPGKEVRIEIDLKADLCLDTPAMSLGSFTPDWEAIPIRVQLFAPWATQVIAESDTVTILANGTSRPASFRLVVSNEFVIGTTAQLQVSFQHGTRVCGHMSHDLTSHAGQATRKPDNDDKIAPMIAIAAEASGPSLSIKIICNNDGSQTWMWTALVPGRIRESSGQINLANGGEEFASSLLETCPDMDSAGFRRAMAGVGQLLWETTPEHFRAAYTELRTELGGNFPIQFISDDPHIPWEMMKPDLEGVDHLFLEHPVARWPLNNAKPRRHQFPGGALLSFVPNYTAGDSPLPSAKAEGEWLCANLGAVACKATSANFLNVLDGKYGAPVGILHFAGHGSFETGIFNCGIEMEDRPIRILDVNQGTVVLGSHDATLVVLNACETSAGSRLLGMNAGWGATIAARDFGGLVAPLWEVQDDVALAIVQEVLPSLVKENCNLGEALLKARRLQSDISISAFAYLAHGDVMAKFPRS is encoded by the coding sequence ATGGAGCATGAATGGAGCAACGTTGCAGAACTGTGTGACAAGCTGAGGAGGCAACTTGAAGATCGTCATAGAGGGCTTGTGACGAATCTTATGGTTGATTTGGAGGGCGATACTCTGATCCTGCAAGGCGAAGTAGCGAGCGAAGACTGCAAGGGTGATGCAAAGCGTTTACTTTTGGGCTTTGACAGCGTGCTTAAGGTGCGTAACGAACTCGTCGTTGCCGGTTTTCTTGAGGCCGCAAGCGATGGATATGACGACTATTTTGAGATAATCGAGACACTTCCAGATCAGGCATCGCCAAACTCCGACGAAGTTTTTACAGCCCCTTCACCAGACCATTCGAACTCCAATCAGACTGAACCTCGAAAAAGCCCGGAAACTGTTGAGACCACGCAGGTTCATCCAGAGCAATTAAGCTCAGGCGTAACTAGCTCTCTTGATGCGGTCGAAGTGCTGCGTTGTCCCAAGATCGAAACGCGAGGCGAGCTGTCTCCAGGAAAAGAAGTTCGCATTGAGATCGATCTGAAGGCGGACTTGTGTTTAGATACGCCAGCTATGTCCCTAGGAAGTTTTACACCTGATTGGGAAGCGATTCCAATTCGGGTTCAGCTTTTTGCGCCTTGGGCCACTCAAGTAATTGCTGAAAGTGACACAGTCACGATCTTGGCCAATGGAACGTCGAGGCCTGCCAGCTTTAGGTTGGTTGTATCGAACGAATTTGTCATTGGAACCACTGCGCAGTTGCAAGTATCTTTCCAGCACGGAACGCGAGTTTGCGGACACATGAGTCATGATTTGACGTCCCATGCAGGCCAGGCAACTAGAAAGCCTGACAACGACGACAAGATTGCACCGATGATAGCAATTGCTGCAGAAGCGAGCGGTCCAAGTCTCTCCATTAAAATCATCTGCAACAACGATGGATCACAAACTTGGATGTGGACAGCATTGGTCCCAGGAAGAATTCGGGAATCAAGCGGCCAGATCAATTTGGCCAACGGGGGGGAAGAGTTCGCCAGCAGTCTACTTGAGACATGTCCGGATATGGATTCTGCTGGTTTTAGACGTGCAATGGCGGGCGTTGGACAACTCCTGTGGGAAACGACACCTGAGCACTTCCGGGCCGCGTACACTGAACTGCGCACAGAGCTTGGGGGCAATTTTCCGATCCAGTTTATCAGCGATGACCCCCACATTCCTTGGGAAATGATGAAGCCCGACCTGGAAGGTGTCGACCATCTATTCCTTGAGCACCCGGTTGCGCGCTGGCCACTGAACAACGCAAAGCCTCGTAGGCACCAGTTTCCCGGTGGCGCACTGCTCTCATTCGTACCAAACTATACTGCGGGGGATAGCCCGCTGCCATCCGCCAAGGCCGAAGGCGAGTGGCTGTGCGCCAACCTCGGTGCTGTGGCCTGCAAGGCGACTAGCGCAAACTTCTTAAATGTACTGGACGGCAAATACGGGGCTCCAGTCGGAATCCTACATTTTGCAGGTCACGGCTCGTTTGAAACTGGGATTTTCAATTGTGGCATCGAAATGGAGGACCGTCCGATAAGAATATTGGATGTCAACCAGGGGACCGTGGTGCTGGGCTCCCATGATGCGACCCTTGTTGTACTTAATGCATGTGAAACCTCTGCAGGATCACGTCTCTTGGGAATGAATGCTGGCTGGGGCGCTACAATTGCGGCCCGTGATTTTGGAGGACTAGTCGCCCCTTTGTGGGAGGTGCAGGACGATGTGGCCCTTGCAATTGTTCAAGAAGTACTTCCGTCACTGGTTAAGGAAAACTGCAACCTCGGAGAGGCCTTGTTAAAAGCGCGTAGGTTGCAGTCCGATATATCAATCTCCGCATTCGCATATTTGGCACACGGTGACGTGATGGCAAAATTTCCTAGGTCCTGA
- a CDS encoding ComEC/Rec2 family competence protein yields MSLFSLKLLPASDGDCLILSWSDGGPLKHMVVDGGRAGTYPYLKKQFVRMAENGEELELYVLTHIDADHISGALSYLKDSRRPIAPKDVWFNGYRQIKGEGRRSMQQGDAYSAALAKLGWPLNRHFSGGVASIETAPNPIEVAGLKLSILSPDSTRLKAMGERWTRWYRKQDTEGKAATREGTRASANRNKEPLPNPLVVEDLVVDTDIDSEVPNGTSIAFVAEWQGRRVLFGGDAHPDLLVNSLGPLADAEGGRYRVDLLKAPHHGSTKNISRELVERIDCRHIVLSTNGNIHSHPDPQAIAKFIHFGSQGRKVLHFNYDTDRTRPWDNATAKQRYDYEARYPTGTPGMIEIDVMACQ; encoded by the coding sequence ATGTCATTGTTTAGCTTAAAGCTATTACCCGCATCGGACGGTGACTGCTTGATCCTGTCTTGGAGCGACGGTGGGCCTCTGAAACACATGGTCGTCGATGGAGGTCGCGCGGGGACTTATCCTTATCTCAAAAAGCAATTTGTCCGAATGGCGGAAAATGGTGAGGAACTTGAATTGTATGTCCTCACGCACATTGATGCCGATCACATTTCTGGAGCGCTTTCTTATTTGAAAGACAGTAGACGGCCAATTGCACCCAAAGATGTGTGGTTCAACGGCTATAGGCAGATAAAGGGCGAGGGACGGCGAAGCATGCAGCAAGGCGACGCGTATTCGGCCGCGCTGGCTAAACTAGGCTGGCCGCTTAATCGGCACTTTTCTGGTGGTGTGGCATCCATTGAAACCGCGCCGAATCCTATAGAGGTGGCGGGGCTCAAATTGAGTATTCTCTCGCCAGACTCCACTCGTCTTAAGGCGATGGGGGAACGTTGGACAAGGTGGTATCGGAAGCAGGATACTGAGGGTAAAGCTGCCACGAGAGAAGGAACACGCGCCTCTGCTAATCGAAATAAAGAGCCGCTCCCTAACCCACTTGTTGTCGAAGACCTAGTAGTGGATACAGATATCGACTCGGAAGTTCCTAATGGCACGAGCATTGCTTTTGTTGCTGAATGGCAAGGCCGCCGAGTTCTATTTGGAGGCGACGCCCATCCCGATTTGTTAGTAAATTCACTTGGTCCTCTGGCCGATGCCGAAGGTGGCCGCTACCGCGTTGACCTTCTAAAGGCACCGCATCACGGCAGCACGAAAAACATATCGCGAGAGCTCGTTGAACGTATCGATTGTAGGCATATTGTCCTATCAACGAACGGGAACATCCATAGTCACCCAGACCCCCAGGCAATCGCAAAGTTCATTCACTTTGGTTCGCAAGGGCGAAAGGTCTTACATTTTAACTACGACACTGACCGGACAAGACCTTGGGACAATGCAACGGCTAAGCAACGGTACGATTACGAGGCACGCTATCCGACTGGGACACCAGGGATGATCGAGATCGACGTTATGGCGTGCCAATGA
- a CDS encoding transposase yields MVGLYAAGLPTRDICARLEKVHNLTLSADLVSHGTDAVLAEVYDCQNRALAPAYSIVLLDALRVKIRYAESRLVRNRAVFVTLGVTPDVIVRLPYKSIFVTHRRPE; encoded by the coding sequence ATTGTCGGGCTTTATGCCGCTGGCCTGCCGACCCGCGATATCTGTGCTCGTCTTGAAAAAGTTCATAACCTGACGTTGTCCGCTGACCTTGTCAGCCACGGCACTGACGCAGTTCTGGCGGAGGTTTACGACTGCCAAAACCGCGCGTTGGCACCGGCGTACTCCATCGTTTTGCTCGATGCTCTGCGGGTCAAAATCCGCTATGCGGAAAGCCGTCTTGTCAGAAACAGGGCGGTCTTCGTAACCCTGGGCGTCACTCCGGATGTGATCGTGAGGTTGCCGTACAAATCGATCTTCGTCACACATCGTAGACCGGAGTGA
- a CDS encoding primase-helicase family protein, whose translation MSKAPLSLLAMQGVKRWVAYTGTLMENGKLNKAPICPRSGRNAKNNDPRTWDIKVHADRFVASASKNNAKPGVGIVLGEIEPGLYLMGVDLDGCYNPKNKDLEVWAKEILKKLGAYAELSPSGTGLKIFFLYRSREDPCKLIDGKKKKEWKHRTHYGIELHIKHSYFTVTGDSYDLEAGVDELTGLFGRLVEVSEHQLEWLISYAGATFKRLGAHARDESGSGYGFRFLQNLAREGINDEHEAISRLQSDTGDAGEWGNRASDRELRRSWNRALEHVQRQGDDLLSELDEDPQGLTWGSDDPVVAELNIRHAVVRNGGRILAAWFDELGGIEFGSVEDVHKWYANRTLPIINSNRRQPISRYWLGHSDRRQYNRVVFLPDESRVKPDELNLWRGWAISPGANKSAELLLRHIFEVLANGNQEHFDYIIGWLAHLIQRPGEKPGVALVFKGGKGAGKDTLAVVMKKIVGNSHTAHINRPDLLTQKFNAHFETALFAHVEEAFWAGSKQDKGALQALITSETTTLERKGIDPITIPSFVRLFLTTNEDWVVPASADERRYAVFNVSDARIGDRDYFDALYSEIGEDGVAAFLEYLINHELSDFEVRNVPQTGALVEQKLASLSGLERWWYDVLSDGVLPMAGFNGEKWHETEILVERSALRNSYDDYVRSSRFQGETVTSEVFGRKLRELVPGLQDRRPTISGSRSRMYAFPVLHEVRKAFETKINGRILWEDETQDVQDDQSDRDEDDNIQETLRLLV comes from the coding sequence ATGTCGAAAGCACCACTCTCACTTTTGGCCATGCAGGGCGTCAAGCGCTGGGTCGCCTACACCGGCACCCTCATGGAAAACGGAAAACTTAATAAAGCTCCGATCTGCCCGCGGAGTGGGCGCAATGCGAAAAACAACGATCCCCGGACTTGGGACATAAAAGTTCATGCTGATCGTTTTGTTGCAAGCGCCTCCAAGAATAATGCTAAACCAGGCGTAGGAATTGTTCTGGGTGAGATTGAACCGGGCCTCTACCTTATGGGGGTGGACTTAGACGGATGCTACAATCCGAAGAACAAAGACCTTGAAGTCTGGGCTAAGGAAATCTTGAAAAAGCTCGGGGCATACGCGGAACTATCGCCGTCTGGAACTGGCTTGAAGATTTTTTTCCTTTACCGTTCGCGAGAAGACCCGTGCAAGCTCATCGATGGGAAAAAGAAGAAAGAATGGAAGCACAGAACTCACTATGGGATCGAACTTCACATTAAGCATAGCTATTTTACCGTCACAGGGGATTCCTATGATCTTGAAGCCGGTGTTGACGAGTTAACCGGGCTTTTTGGTCGATTGGTCGAAGTAAGCGAACACCAGCTTGAGTGGCTTATTTCGTATGCAGGGGCAACCTTCAAAAGGCTAGGCGCACACGCACGTGATGAGAGCGGGAGCGGCTACGGATTTCGCTTCCTTCAAAATCTTGCCCGAGAAGGTATTAACGACGAACACGAAGCGATTAGTCGTTTGCAGTCGGATACAGGTGATGCCGGTGAGTGGGGCAACAGGGCTTCCGACCGCGAACTTCGTCGCTCCTGGAACAGAGCCCTCGAACATGTCCAACGCCAGGGCGACGATCTTCTCAGCGAACTTGATGAGGATCCTCAAGGTCTGACTTGGGGAAGTGATGATCCAGTCGTAGCGGAACTCAACATCCGTCACGCTGTCGTCAGAAACGGCGGACGCATATTGGCAGCGTGGTTCGATGAACTTGGCGGGATTGAATTCGGTTCCGTGGAAGATGTCCATAAGTGGTATGCCAATCGCACGCTCCCAATCATAAACTCCAATCGGCGGCAGCCGATCTCAAGATATTGGCTGGGCCATTCGGACCGCCGTCAGTACAATCGGGTCGTTTTTCTTCCTGATGAATCGCGGGTGAAGCCAGATGAGCTTAATTTGTGGAGGGGGTGGGCCATATCCCCTGGAGCGAACAAGTCAGCCGAATTATTGCTTCGTCACATCTTCGAAGTTCTTGCAAACGGCAACCAAGAACACTTCGATTACATTATTGGGTGGCTCGCCCATTTGATCCAAAGACCCGGTGAAAAACCAGGGGTCGCTTTGGTGTTCAAAGGTGGCAAGGGCGCTGGCAAAGATACCCTGGCTGTGGTTATGAAAAAAATCGTTGGCAATAGCCACACAGCACATATCAATCGGCCAGACCTGCTGACGCAAAAATTTAATGCCCACTTCGAAACAGCTCTATTTGCACATGTGGAGGAGGCCTTCTGGGCGGGTTCTAAGCAAGACAAAGGAGCGCTCCAGGCGCTTATCACAAGTGAAACCACAACCTTGGAGCGGAAAGGCATCGACCCAATTACCATTCCGTCTTTCGTTCGACTGTTTTTGACTACGAATGAAGACTGGGTTGTTCCAGCTTCGGCAGATGAACGCCGCTACGCAGTCTTCAATGTTTCTGATGCTCGAATTGGGGACCGTGATTATTTCGACGCGCTCTACAGTGAAATTGGCGAGGATGGTGTTGCCGCATTTTTGGAGTACCTGATAAACCATGAACTTTCTGATTTCGAAGTCCGCAACGTTCCGCAGACCGGCGCTTTGGTAGAGCAGAAACTGGCGTCACTCTCAGGCCTGGAACGTTGGTGGTATGACGTCTTGTCGGATGGCGTTCTACCTATGGCTGGCTTCAATGGAGAGAAGTGGCATGAGACCGAAATTTTGGTGGAGAGGTCGGCTTTGAGAAATAGTTATGATGACTATGTCCGAAGCTCTCGTTTTCAGGGTGAAACCGTGACTTCCGAGGTTTTTGGTCGCAAACTTCGGGAACTTGTGCCCGGCCTGCAGGATCGAAGACCCACTATCTCCGGTTCTCGATCGCGGATGTACGCATTTCCAGTTTTGCATGAAGTGCGAAAGGCTTTCGAAACAAAGATTAACGGCAGAATACTATGGGAGGACGAAACCCAAGATGTCCAAGATGACCAGTCCGATCGGGATGAAGATGACAACATACAAGAGACTCTGCGACTTCTAGTTTAG
- a CDS encoding helix-turn-helix transcriptional regulator gives MSTKLFWKDTPPRGKLLRPQDVVERTGLSRSQIYQMIAEERFPPFVKLSTRASALPETWLDRFIELQAERSMNSL, from the coding sequence ATGTCGACTAAACTATTTTGGAAAGACACACCTCCTCGTGGAAAACTTCTTCGGCCACAGGACGTGGTGGAGCGGACGGGTTTGTCACGTTCGCAAATCTACCAGATGATAGCTGAAGAACGTTTCCCGCCGTTCGTAAAACTATCAACACGCGCCTCCGCCCTTCCAGAAACCTGGCTCGATCGGTTTATCGAACTTCAAGCAGAACGTTCGATGAACTCTCTGTAA
- a CDS encoding tyrosine-type recombinase/integrase — protein sequence MPLTDTALKNAKPTGKAFKMADAGGLYLLVTPAGSRLWRMKYRYDGREKLLSFGPYPIITLKKARLLRDEAKARLFDGQDPSALRKQQAQQAREARSHSFSAISDEYLQKLEKEGLAVATLKKNRWLLTFPEKSIGQQPISQIAPTDVLSVLREVENDGKYETARRLRSTMSAVFKFAIATGRASSDPTYALQGALITPQAKSRAALIKRHDIGKLLLGIEKASCHLKVRIALQLLALLAPRPGELRLAHWTEFDLADRIWRIPAERMKMRRAHRVPLSTQALELLGDLRDLNTGSSYLFPSVKSNEKAISENTLNQALRRMGYSKERVTAHGFRATFSTIANESGLWNADAIERALAHVEVNDVRRAYLRGEHWDERVRMTQWWADELDSFRESVR from the coding sequence ATGCCACTTACAGATACAGCGCTCAAAAATGCCAAACCCACAGGTAAAGCCTTTAAGATGGCTGATGCCGGGGGGCTCTACTTGCTCGTCACACCTGCGGGATCGCGCTTATGGCGCATGAAGTACCGCTACGATGGGCGCGAGAAGCTTTTGTCGTTTGGTCCCTATCCAATCATTACACTTAAGAAAGCACGATTGCTGCGCGATGAAGCAAAAGCGCGGCTCTTTGATGGCCAGGACCCGTCAGCCCTTCGAAAGCAGCAAGCTCAGCAAGCTAGGGAGGCCCGGTCACATTCTTTTTCAGCTATCTCTGACGAATATCTCCAGAAGCTTGAGAAAGAGGGCCTAGCAGTCGCTACCCTGAAGAAAAATAGATGGCTGCTGACCTTTCCAGAAAAGAGCATTGGCCAACAACCCATTTCTCAGATTGCGCCAACGGATGTCCTGTCTGTGCTGCGTGAAGTGGAAAACGACGGCAAGTATGAGACCGCTAGGCGACTACGGTCGACAATGAGCGCGGTTTTCAAGTTTGCAATAGCAACTGGCCGTGCAAGTTCGGACCCAACATACGCTCTGCAAGGAGCTTTGATCACTCCTCAGGCAAAGTCACGGGCAGCGCTCATCAAACGCCATGATATTGGAAAACTCCTTCTGGGTATTGAGAAGGCAAGTTGCCACCTCAAAGTAAGAATCGCACTTCAACTATTGGCACTATTGGCACCAAGACCGGGTGAACTGCGTCTTGCTCATTGGACTGAGTTCGACCTTGCGGATCGGATTTGGCGAATTCCAGCAGAGCGTATGAAAATGCGACGCGCGCACCGGGTACCATTGTCGACACAGGCGCTAGAACTTCTTGGAGACCTCAGAGACCTGAACACGGGGTCCTCGTATCTATTTCCTTCCGTAAAATCGAACGAGAAAGCAATATCTGAAAATACGCTAAACCAAGCGCTTCGGCGCATGGGTTATTCAAAGGAACGTGTCACAGCACACGGGTTTCGCGCGACCTTCAGCACGATTGCTAATGAAAGCGGGCTATGGAATGCCGACGCCATTGAACGCGCCCTTGCTCATGTCGAAGTGAACGACGTGCGTCGCGCCTACTTACGTGGCGAGCATTGGGACGAGCGGGTGCGGATGACCCAGTGGTGGGCAGATGAGCTCGATAGCTTCAGGGAAAGCGTTCGATGA
- a CDS encoding DNA gyrase inhibitor YacG — MSCPICAEDSSAKYRPFCSRRCADVDLSKWMNGNYAIPSRDPEDIEAAAEAAEAALNAAQKPQ, encoded by the coding sequence ATGAGCTGCCCGATCTGTGCTGAGGACAGTTCCGCAAAATACCGCCCGTTTTGTTCGCGGCGCTGCGCGGATGTGGATTTGTCCAAATGGATGAACGGCAATTACGCGATCCCTTCACGCGATCCCGAAGACATAGAAGCCGCCGCAGAGGCCGCCGAAGCCGCTCTGAACGCAGCACAAAAGCCGCAATAA
- a CDS encoding ribonuclease E/G encodes MKGRSIILDHLGETEAAALMVDGKLDDLLIDSDAPRPGTIYRAIADRPVKGQGGMFLKTPDGSAFLRQIKGLSPGQPILVQVTGYAEPGKALPVTAKILFKSRYAIVTPDAPGLNVSRSIKKEDERDRLLEIAHEVASEAPHGLILRSSCAGADGDEISDDISAMLDLADKVLGDTSTEMEVLAEGDGPHILAWRDWTDPAEVVTEVGGFETHGVLDALEAARGATVGLGGGAAMYVEPTRALVAVDVNTGNDASLAAGVKANMACARMLPRALRVRGLGGQITLDLAPMPKKDRRTFETALRAAFRTDGVETTLVGWTPLGHFELQRKRARAPLDEALS; translated from the coding sequence ATGAAGGGCCGCAGTATCATTCTTGACCATCTGGGAGAGACAGAAGCCGCCGCGCTGATGGTCGATGGCAAGCTGGACGATCTGCTCATTGACAGCGATGCGCCGCGCCCCGGAACGATCTATCGTGCGATCGCGGACCGGCCCGTCAAAGGGCAGGGCGGAATGTTCCTGAAGACCCCTGACGGATCGGCATTTCTGCGCCAGATCAAAGGGTTGTCCCCCGGCCAGCCAATTTTGGTACAGGTGACCGGATATGCCGAGCCGGGCAAGGCCTTGCCGGTGACCGCAAAGATCCTGTTCAAAAGCCGCTATGCGATTGTCACGCCCGATGCACCGGGCTTGAACGTCTCGCGCAGTATCAAAAAGGAAGACGAGCGCGACCGTTTGCTTGAGATTGCCCATGAAGTTGCCAGCGAGGCACCACATGGGTTGATCCTGCGATCATCCTGCGCAGGGGCGGATGGCGACGAGATCAGCGACGATATCTCAGCAATGCTGGATCTGGCCGACAAGGTGCTTGGCGATACGTCGACCGAAATGGAAGTGCTGGCTGAGGGCGACGGCCCGCATATCCTGGCATGGCGCGATTGGACCGATCCTGCGGAGGTGGTTACGGAGGTAGGCGGGTTTGAAACCCATGGTGTCCTGGATGCATTGGAGGCCGCTCGCGGCGCGACTGTTGGCCTTGGCGGGGGCGCTGCGATGTATGTTGAACCGACCCGCGCCTTGGTCGCTGTTGATGTCAACACAGGCAATGATGCGTCATTGGCGGCAGGGGTAAAGGCGAATATGGCCTGCGCCCGCATGTTGCCGCGTGCGCTTCGGGTGCGGGGATTGGGCGGGCAAATCACGCTGGATCTGGCACCCATGCCCAAAAAGGACCGCCGCACGTTTGAAACGGCCCTGCGGGCCGCGTTTCGCACCGACGGGGTCGAAACGACTTTGGTGGGCTGGACGCCGCTCGGCCACTTTGAGCTGCAACGCAAACGCGCCCGCGCGCCCCTGGACGAGGCCCTGTCATGA
- a CDS encoding Maf family protein, with protein sequence MTFILGSGSPRRMELLAQIGVVADDIRAPDIDETPAKGELPRPYCARMAREKAAAVPADADDIVLCADTTVALGRRILGKPDDEAEAEAFLRLMSGRRHKVITAVAVKRGDRTWERDVQSTVKMKSLSDLEIKAYLATGDWQGKAGGYGIQGPAGALIPWISGSFTAIVGLPLAETANLLIAAGYPLYGGAA encoded by the coding sequence ATGACATTCATCCTCGGATCAGGCAGTCCGCGCCGCATGGAATTGCTGGCGCAAATTGGCGTGGTTGCAGATGATATTCGTGCCCCCGACATTGATGAGACCCCGGCAAAGGGCGAACTGCCGCGCCCCTATTGTGCGCGCATGGCGCGGGAAAAAGCGGCGGCCGTACCAGCAGATGCCGATGATATCGTGCTTTGCGCCGATACGACGGTGGCCCTGGGTCGGCGCATTCTTGGAAAACCTGATGATGAGGCCGAGGCCGAGGCGTTTTTGCGCCTGATGTCCGGACGCCGTCACAAGGTGATCACCGCCGTGGCTGTGAAGCGCGGTGATCGGACCTGGGAACGGGACGTGCAAAGCACGGTCAAAATGAAATCCCTGTCTGACCTGGAGATCAAGGCCTATCTTGCCACCGGCGACTGGCAGGGCAAGGCGGGCGGCTATGGCATTCAAGGTCCGGCAGGGGCGTTGATCCCGTGGATCAGCGGCTCGTTCACCGCGATTGTGGGATTGCCGCTGGCCGAGACCGCCAATCTGCTGATCGCTGCGGGTTATCCGCTTTATGGAGGTGCCGCATGA
- the infA gene encoding translation initiation factor IF-1 has protein sequence MAKEDTLEFPGVVKELLPNATFRVELENGHEIIAHTAGKMRKNRIRVLAGDKVQVEMTPYDLTKGRINYRFK, from the coding sequence ATGGCCAAGGAAGATACGCTCGAATTTCCCGGTGTCGTGAAGGAACTCTTGCCTAATGCGACGTTTCGGGTCGAGCTGGAAAACGGCCATGAGATCATCGCACATACGGCAGGCAAGATGCGCAAGAACCGCATCCGTGTTCTGGCTGGCGACAAGGTACAGGTGGAAATGACCCCCTATGATTTGACCAAGGGTCGGATCAACTACCGCTTTAAGTAA
- a CDS encoding carbon-nitrogen hydrolase family protein has protein sequence MKIASAAYPLDVLTSWAQFEDKIEAWVADAAGAGADLLVFPEYGAMELATLDGLKVAGDLEASLFSVSDRLPDADALHLKLAASYGVHIVAASGPAATATRPVNRARLITPTGQVGVQDKQIMTRFEGEVWDVVPGNNLQVFDTALGKIGILICYDSEFPLLGRALTECDVIAVPSVTETLAGYWRVRIGSMARALENQCVTAMSSVVGDAEWSEALGTSFGAGGIYGPPDNGFPPTGVLAAGALNDPVWTYADVDLKQIANVRADGIVLNRQHWSGQEGRDHPATNVSLR, from the coding sequence ATGAAAATTGCCAGTGCCGCGTATCCTTTGGATGTTTTGACCTCCTGGGCGCAGTTTGAAGACAAGATTGAGGCTTGGGTGGCGGATGCCGCGGGTGCCGGGGCAGATTTGCTGGTCTTTCCTGAATATGGTGCGATGGAGCTGGCCACGCTGGATGGTTTGAAGGTCGCCGGCGATCTGGAGGCAAGCCTGTTTTCGGTTTCGGACCGTTTGCCGGATGCAGATGCATTGCACCTCAAGTTGGCGGCGTCTTACGGCGTTCATATCGTCGCGGCCTCCGGTCCGGCGGCAACAGCGACTCGCCCGGTCAATCGTGCGCGGTTGATCACGCCAACAGGGCAGGTCGGTGTGCAGGACAAACAGATCATGACCCGGTTTGAGGGCGAGGTCTGGGATGTGGTGCCGGGCAACAACTTGCAGGTGTTTGACACCGCATTGGGCAAGATCGGCATTCTGATCTGTTATGACAGCGAATTTCCACTGCTGGGTCGTGCGCTGACAGAATGTGATGTGATCGCTGTGCCCAGCGTCACCGAAACCCTGGCCGGATATTGGCGGGTGCGTATCGGGTCGATGGCAAGGGCGCTGGAAAATCAATGTGTTACGGCGATGTCTTCGGTTGTGGGCGATGCTGAATGGTCAGAAGCTTTGGGCACATCCTTTGGTGCGGGCGGCATTTATGGCCCGCCCGACAACGGCTTTCCGCCCACGGGTGTGCTGGCCGCAGGGGCGCTCAATGATCCGGTTTGGACCTATGCAGATGTGGATTTGAAACAGATTGCCAATGTCCGCGCTGATGGCATTGTTTTGAACCGTCAGCACTGGTCCGGCCAGGAGGGGCGTGACCATCCTGCGACAAACGTCTCTTTGCGCTGA